A stretch of Bacillus pseudomycoides DNA encodes these proteins:
- the accB gene encoding acetyl-CoA carboxylase biotin carboxyl carrier protein, whose product MFKIQEVRELIKLIDSSNIDEFEYKKDGTTIKMKKRGNEVVSVQTAPVAKQVLQTQMVETETAVAAAQVEAPKQEEKKIVQDENLHKITSPMVGTFYASSSPDTPAYVSVGDRVSEGTVVCIVEAMKLFNEIEAEVNGEIVEILVNNGQLVEYGQPLFLVKA is encoded by the coding sequence ATGTTTAAAATTCAAGAAGTTCGTGAATTAATTAAGTTAATTGATAGCTCTAATATTGATGAATTTGAATACAAAAAAGATGGTACAACAATCAAAATGAAAAAGCGTGGTAATGAAGTTGTTTCAGTGCAGACAGCTCCAGTAGCGAAGCAAGTATTACAAACGCAAATGGTAGAAACGGAAACAGCAGTAGCAGCTGCGCAGGTAGAAGCACCGAAGCAGGAAGAAAAGAAAATTGTTCAAGATGAGAATTTACATAAAATCACATCGCCCATGGTGGGAACATTCTATGCCTCTTCTTCGCCTGATACACCTGCATATGTAAGTGTTGGTGATCGTGTTTCAGAAGGTACAGTCGTTTGTATTGTTGAAGCAATGAAGCTCTTTAACGAAATTGAAGCAGAAGTAAATGGAGAGATTGTTGAAATTCTCGTTAACAACGGACAACTTGTTGAATATGGACAACCGCTATTTCTTGTAAAAGCGTAA
- a CDS encoding DNA recombination protein RecO — MIWLILFVPAVLIWLIIVFTHIKYGKGNHHYHEPLIFHSQRMSPFPIKNIATTSKDEIEKSYRKR; from the coding sequence ATGATATGGCTTATCTTGTTCGTACCAGCTGTATTGATCTGGCTCATCATTGTCTTCACTCATATAAAGTATGGAAAAGGCAATCACCATTACCACGAACCTTTAATTTTCCACTCTCAGCGCATGTCTCCTTTCCCTATAAAAAACATTGCAACCACTTCAAAAGATGAAATAGAAAAGAGCTACCGAAAACGATAG
- a CDS encoding SpoIIIAH-like family protein, whose translation MLKKQTVWLLTMLSLVVVLSVYYVTTPDKMNTATPTAGEKVGQEKQGFEKEVTKETTKETSNKEATSKETTSKEAEKKDDSKKETGKKEGNVTVQSSDENFTALRLKMEDQRSAEKEKLQEVMKSTKSSTEEISKAKDQLNAIDKLETKEELLETVIKSQGGYKDALVRADGADIKVTVKATKHSQKEANKIIQLVRAEAGSKDVGVKFDPVK comes from the coding sequence GTGTTAAAAAAACAAACAGTTTGGTTATTAACAATGCTAAGTTTAGTAGTTGTGTTATCCGTATATTATGTCACAACACCTGATAAAATGAATACTGCAACACCGACAGCAGGTGAAAAGGTAGGACAAGAAAAGCAAGGTTTTGAAAAAGAAGTGACGAAAGAAACAACAAAGGAAACATCAAATAAGGAAGCTACTTCAAAAGAAACAACGAGTAAAGAAGCAGAGAAAAAAGATGATAGTAAAAAAGAAACAGGTAAAAAAGAAGGCAATGTAACTGTTCAATCAAGTGATGAGAACTTTACAGCACTTCGTTTAAAAATGGAAGACCAACGCAGTGCAGAGAAAGAAAAATTACAAGAGGTTATGAAATCAACAAAATCTTCTACTGAAGAAATAAGTAAAGCGAAAGATCAATTAAACGCAATTGATAAGTTGGAAACAAAGGAAGAGCTGCTTGAAACCGTAATCAAATCACAAGGTGGCTACAAAGATGCGCTTGTAAGGGCAGATGGAGCGGATATTAAAGTTACAGTAAAAGCTACGAAGCATTCTCAAAAAGAGGCGAATAAAATTATCCAACTTGTTCGTGCTGAAGCAGGATCCAAGGATGTAGGCGTCAAGTTTGATCCAGTAAAATAA
- the spoIIIAG gene encoding stage III sporulation protein AG, whose amino-acid sequence MDNKDKNSRFSFFRNLLKGDEKDDKEKGKKVTPKFLLVLLILGMLLMFSSNFFQAKKEEVPVFKEKTSQDAGKDVPTFGQKNSDNMSAVEKYEKAYEQELKAALEDITGVKDVSIEVNLDSSEEKILEKNIVKRSQTTGETDKTGGKRQVEDESTDEKTVIIREGDKETPIVLRTEKPKVRGVLVVAKGVDNIQIKAMVKEAVTRMLDVPSHRVAVLPKKG is encoded by the coding sequence ATGGACAATAAAGATAAAAATTCGAGATTCTCATTTTTTCGTAACTTATTGAAAGGGGACGAAAAAGACGATAAAGAGAAGGGGAAAAAGGTAACACCGAAGTTTTTGCTTGTCCTACTCATACTTGGAATGTTACTTATGTTTTCTAGTAATTTCTTTCAAGCGAAAAAAGAAGAAGTGCCTGTGTTTAAAGAAAAGACAAGTCAAGATGCAGGAAAAGATGTGCCGACCTTTGGTCAAAAAAATAGTGATAATATGTCAGCTGTAGAAAAATACGAAAAAGCGTATGAACAAGAATTGAAAGCAGCATTAGAAGATATAACTGGGGTCAAAGATGTGTCTATTGAAGTGAATCTGGATTCATCTGAAGAAAAAATACTTGAAAAAAATATTGTAAAACGATCACAAACAACAGGTGAAACAGATAAAACAGGAGGCAAAAGGCAAGTTGAAGATGAATCAACTGATGAAAAAACAGTGATTATACGCGAAGGTGATAAAGAAACTCCGATTGTACTGCGAACAGAGAAACCGAAAGTGCGAGGCGTCCTTGTCGTAGCAAAAGGAGTGGATAATATACAAATAAAAGCAATGGTGAAAGAAGCGGTGACGCGTATGCTTGATGTACCATCTCACCGCGTAGCAGTACTACCAAAAAAGGGTTAG
- the spoIIIAF gene encoding stage III sporulation protein AF, whose amino-acid sequence MQFVTEWIRNIIVFLLLATMLHLILPNSNLQKYVKFVVSLLLVVLILTPLFKLLQTDVNEVIANFNQEKYVADGSIKNSIDEKKKEIQALTRAYSLEEMAVKMKKEVGKEFEKTYGVTVSEIKVIAAETKEEVKTAKDIQSVIVTLKETEPKKNAAIETVKPIEIDSQEPRQTSQETNVEMKEFFSSRWQLEDKQIQVQMEGGTGRVNGQ is encoded by the coding sequence ATGCAATTTGTTACAGAGTGGATTCGAAATATTATCGTATTTTTGCTCTTAGCGACGATGCTGCATCTTATCCTTCCCAACTCAAATTTACAAAAGTATGTCAAATTTGTCGTGAGCTTATTGTTAGTCGTGTTAATCTTGACGCCGCTATTTAAGTTGTTACAAACAGATGTAAATGAAGTAATTGCAAATTTTAATCAAGAAAAATACGTAGCGGATGGATCAATAAAAAATTCAATTGATGAGAAGAAAAAAGAAATACAAGCCCTAACACGTGCATATAGTTTAGAAGAGATGGCTGTCAAAATGAAAAAAGAAGTTGGAAAAGAGTTTGAGAAAACGTATGGCGTGACAGTGTCTGAAATAAAGGTAATTGCCGCAGAAACTAAGGAAGAAGTAAAAACGGCAAAAGATATTCAATCTGTTATTGTGACATTAAAAGAAACTGAGCCGAAGAAAAACGCTGCAATTGAAACGGTAAAACCAATTGAAATTGATTCGCAAGAACCAAGACAAACTTCACAAGAAACAAATGTAGAAATGAAAGAGTTCTTTTCAAGCAGGTGGCAGCTAGAGGATAAACAAATCCAAGTTCAAATGGAAGGGGGGACAGGTAGAGTAAATGGACAATAA
- the spoIIIAE gene encoding stage III sporulation protein AE produces MLRRFGTKLLFACFLFFSLPIVVQASPVEENVVDQQLDKLGIEDVKQFWDGLVTKYGGYLPESQKGSFMEFVKGEKEFSIKEWMMGLLKYLFHELVANGKLLGTLIMLTIFSALLQSLQSAFSKSSVSKIADAVVYMVLIIFALNSFYVVMTYARETIQTMVDFILALLPILLALIATGGGVVSVSFFHPVIIFLMNTSGLLMNYIVLPLLLLATILSIVSTMSDQYKVTKLSKLLQNVSVGIIGIFLTIFLGVLSVQGTATAVADGIAVKTAKFVTGNFIPVVGRMFTEAADTVISASGLLKNTVGIIGLVILCLIVAFPAIQIFCIAFIYKFAAAVLQPVGGGAIIKCLDIIGRSIIYVFACLAIVSFMFFLSITIIIAAGNITLMMR; encoded by the coding sequence ATGTTGCGAAGGTTTGGAACTAAGCTGCTGTTTGCTTGCTTCCTTTTCTTTTCTTTACCAATTGTTGTACAAGCTTCTCCTGTAGAAGAAAACGTCGTGGATCAGCAATTGGATAAACTAGGAATTGAAGATGTGAAGCAGTTTTGGGACGGGCTTGTCACAAAATATGGAGGCTATTTACCAGAGAGTCAAAAGGGAAGTTTTATGGAATTTGTAAAGGGTGAAAAGGAATTTTCCATAAAAGAATGGATGATGGGATTATTAAAATATTTATTTCATGAGCTTGTTGCAAATGGAAAGTTACTCGGAACGCTCATTATGCTCACGATTTTTAGTGCGCTATTACAGTCCTTACAATCAGCTTTTTCAAAGAGTAGCGTTAGTAAAATTGCAGATGCGGTTGTATACATGGTGCTAATTATTTTTGCTCTAAATAGTTTTTATGTCGTAATGACGTATGCACGAGAAACGATTCAAACGATGGTAGATTTCATATTAGCGCTACTTCCGATTCTTCTAGCACTCATAGCAACAGGGGGGGGAGTCGTATCGGTATCATTCTTCCATCCGGTTATCATTTTTTTAATGAATACAAGCGGGCTGCTCATGAACTATATTGTACTTCCACTCTTATTACTGGCGACCATTTTAAGCATTGTAAGTACAATGAGCGATCAATACAAAGTTACGAAATTGTCCAAGCTCCTGCAAAATGTAAGTGTTGGGATCATTGGTATCTTTCTAACAATTTTTCTTGGCGTACTATCCGTACAAGGGACAGCAACAGCAGTTGCTGATGGTATAGCTGTTAAAACAGCGAAGTTTGTAACAGGAAATTTTATTCCTGTAGTAGGGCGGATGTTTACAGAAGCGGCAGATACTGTGATTAGTGCTTCTGGGTTGCTAAAGAATACGGTCGGGATTATCGGGCTTGTTATTTTATGTTTAATTGTTGCTTTTCCAGCGATTCAAATTTTTTGTATCGCGTTTATTTATAAATTCGCAGCAGCAGTACTACAGCCAGTTGGCGGAGGCGCTATTATTAAATGTTTAGACATTATAGGACGAAGTATCATTTATGTATTTGCCTGTTTAGCTATCGTATCCTTTATGTTCTTTTTAAGCATTACCATTATTATTGCCGCAGGGAACATTACCCTCATGATGCGATAG
- the spoIIIAD gene encoding stage III sporulation protein AD: protein MQIVGLGLVATFLAAVLNQHKSSITSLFIVFIASVMFLLLIDQIHSILRMIERVASEAKVSNVYVETLLKIIGIAYIAEFGAQITKDAGQGAIASKIELAGKILILVMAIPILTVVIETILGFLPTG from the coding sequence TTGCAAATTGTCGGATTGGGCCTCGTTGCGACATTTTTAGCAGCTGTGCTAAATCAACATAAATCTAGCATTACTTCTTTGTTTATTGTGTTCATTGCGAGTGTAATGTTCCTGCTACTAATCGATCAAATTCATTCCATTTTAAGAATGATTGAGAGAGTTGCAAGTGAGGCGAAAGTGAGCAATGTCTATGTAGAGACGCTACTGAAAATCATTGGAATTGCGTACATTGCCGAGTTTGGAGCACAAATTACAAAAGATGCTGGTCAAGGTGCAATCGCTTCAAAAATTGAACTAGCGGGAAAAATTTTAATTCTTGTTATGGCTATTCCTATTTTAACGGTTGTTATTGAAACAATTCTCGGCTTTTTACCTACGGGATAA
- the spoIIIAC gene encoding stage III sporulation protein AC: MSIDVGLIFQIAGIGIVLAFIHTVLKELKREDIANWVILVGFVVILFHVAFLINTLFDKIKSVFLFQ, from the coding sequence ATGTCCATCGATGTTGGATTAATATTTCAAATCGCCGGAATCGGCATTGTTTTAGCTTTCATTCATACAGTACTAAAAGAGTTAAAGCGGGAGGATATTGCAAACTGGGTGATTCTTGTCGGTTTTGTCGTTATTTTATTTCATGTTGCATTTTTGATTAATACTTTGTTTGACAAGATTAAAAGTGTCTTTCTCTTCCAGTAA
- the spoIIIAB gene encoding stage III sporulation protein SpoIIIAB: MVKIFGAALIVAVTTFFGFSYAKRYSERSRQLRLLKAALQSLEAEIMYGHTPLSEAAERLVKQMPKPLNWIFQSFSKRLESGEQTVREAWIDSLQENWKLTAFKQTEYEILQQFGETLGQHDRESQQKHIRLCITHLEREEGEAKALQFQYEKMIKSLGVLAGLLIVILLL; the protein is encoded by the coding sequence ATGGTGAAAATATTTGGTGCGGCGTTAATTGTAGCGGTGACGACTTTCTTTGGCTTTTCGTATGCTAAAAGGTATAGTGAGCGCTCGCGTCAACTTAGGCTTTTAAAAGCTGCGCTGCAATCGTTAGAAGCTGAAATTATGTATGGGCATACACCTTTATCAGAAGCAGCCGAGCGCTTAGTAAAACAAATGCCGAAACCTTTAAACTGGATATTTCAAAGTTTTTCAAAGCGGCTAGAAAGCGGTGAGCAAACCGTTAGAGAAGCTTGGATCGATAGTTTACAAGAAAATTGGAAACTCACTGCATTTAAACAAACCGAATATGAGATTTTACAACAATTTGGCGAAACCTTAGGGCAACATGATCGTGAATCGCAACAAAAGCATATTCGCTTATGTATTACTCATTTAGAAAGAGAAGAGGGCGAAGCAAAAGCGCTGCAATTTCAATATGAAAAGATGATAAAGAGTTTAGGGGTATTAGCAGGACTACTTATCGTAATTTTACTGCTATAA
- the spoIIIAA gene encoding stage III sporulation protein AA translates to MKEVLEVLPKHMKQFIEGCEQYSVLEEIRIRIGRPLECIAYGEVLFYDYIVTAEDAIYLLNKLSQYSIYTMEEELKRGYVTLRGGHRIGLAGKVITEKSAVKMIRDVSSFNIRIARQKIGIADPLLSYLYDSRWLNTMVIGPPQTGKTTLLRDVARCMSQGIRSHNIPSCKVGIVDERSEIAGCVKGIPQYELGPRVDVLDACPKAEGMMMMIRSMSPDILIVDEIGRMEDSEAIMEAVHAGVQLFISAHGFSFADVMKRPSLKAVMELGVFDRFIELSKAKGPGTVVQVKDGDGKPVQRQGKAQGIW, encoded by the coding sequence ATGAAAGAGGTATTAGAAGTTTTACCAAAGCATATGAAACAGTTCATTGAAGGCTGTGAACAATATAGTGTGTTAGAAGAAATTCGGATTCGGATTGGAAGACCGCTTGAATGCATTGCGTATGGAGAAGTACTGTTTTATGACTATATCGTTACAGCAGAGGATGCTATCTATTTATTAAATAAGCTCAGTCAATATTCGATTTATACGATGGAAGAAGAGTTAAAGCGTGGGTACGTTACTTTGCGCGGTGGTCATAGAATTGGCTTAGCTGGAAAAGTAATTACCGAGAAAAGTGCAGTGAAAATGATCCGGGATGTGTCGTCATTTAATATTCGGATTGCTCGTCAAAAGATTGGGATAGCTGATCCGCTTCTATCTTATTTGTACGACTCACGCTGGTTAAACACGATGGTAATTGGTCCACCCCAAACAGGGAAGACAACACTTCTTAGAGATGTGGCGCGCTGTATGAGCCAAGGGATTCGTTCTCATAACATTCCTTCTTGCAAAGTGGGTATTGTTGATGAACGCTCAGAAATTGCTGGATGTGTAAAAGGGATTCCACAATATGAGCTTGGTCCCCGGGTTGATGTACTAGATGCATGTCCAAAAGCAGAAGGAATGATGATGATGATTCGTTCTATGAGCCCAGATATATTAATAGTGGATGAAATTGGGCGTATGGAAGATAGTGAAGCTATTATGGAGGCAGTTCATGCAGGTGTTCAGCTCTTTATAAGTGCTCACGGATTTTCCTTTGCTGATGTAATGAAAAGACCATCTTTAAAGGCTGTGATGGAACTTGGTGTGTTTGATCGCTTTATTGAACTATCAAAAGCAAAGGGCCCTGGAACCGTTGTTCAAGTGAAAGATGGGGATGGCAAGCCTGTTCAAAGGCAAGGGAAGGCACAAGGTATATGGTGA
- a CDS encoding YqhV family protein, which translates to MKQWLAAMETSVLVMGLLRLFSGSAEIFAALLMLYVNDTKKALFINGMLAFVGPTVLILTMTIGIASVANEISFLKLFFLTLGIGCIFIAVLK; encoded by the coding sequence ATGAAACAGTGGCTGGCGGCAATGGAGACATCTGTGCTTGTTATGGGGTTGCTTCGGTTGTTTTCAGGTAGCGCGGAAATATTCGCCGCTTTGCTTATGCTTTATGTGAATGATACGAAAAAAGCATTGTTTATAAACGGTATGCTGGCATTTGTTGGACCGACTGTATTGATTCTAACGATGACAATTGGTATTGCAAGCGTTGCAAATGAAATTTCCTTTCTGAAACTTTTTTTTCTAACTCTTGGAATTGGCTGTATTTTTATTGCGGTGCTGAAATAG
- a CDS encoding GNAT family N-acetyltransferase yields the protein MNHVTLLPFDLQYADIIFTLSSDPHVKDALGLKVETIEDTKAFIRFAMEEERIKQSLSRVIVNEKKEIIGITSLKHIDHIKKKSHIGSWLGYPYWGQGYNEAAKKEIFKMAFEELDLTYVFAGAKTTNIRSQKAQEKLPYISLHVEKQFPDEHIALEKETKSPCVLHVISRENFLNWIGLNN from the coding sequence ATGAATCACGTAACATTATTACCATTCGATTTACAATATGCAGACATCATTTTCACATTATCTAGCGATCCACATGTGAAAGACGCCCTAGGGCTAAAAGTAGAAACTATCGAAGATACAAAAGCATTTATTCGTTTTGCAATGGAAGAAGAACGAATAAAACAATCTCTATCAAGAGTGATTGTAAATGAAAAAAAGGAGATAATTGGTATCACCTCTCTCAAACATATCGATCACATAAAAAAGAAATCTCATATCGGTAGTTGGCTCGGCTATCCATATTGGGGCCAAGGATACAATGAAGCTGCTAAAAAGGAAATTTTTAAAATGGCATTTGAAGAATTAGATCTTACATATGTATTCGCGGGCGCAAAAACAACTAATATCCGTTCGCAAAAAGCGCAGGAGAAATTACCTTATATTTCTCTACATGTAGAAAAACAGTTTCCAGATGAACATATAGCACTAGAAAAAGAGACAAAATCCCCTTGTGTGCTACATGTTATATCTCGTGAGAATTTTTTAAATTGGATCGGATTAAATAATTAG
- the efp gene encoding elongation factor P, whose protein sequence is MISVNDFRTGLTIAVDNSLWQVIDFQHVKPGKGAAFVRSKLRNLRTGSVQEKTFRAGEKVEKAHIENRRMQYLYASGESHVFMDNGTYEQIELGEAQIERELKFLKENMEVAIMTYQGEVLGVELPNTVELKVVETEPGIKGDTASNVTKPATLETGLVVQVPIFINEGEMLIINTGEGKYVSRA, encoded by the coding sequence ATGATTTCAGTAAATGATTTTCGTACAGGTTTAACAATTGCGGTGGACAACAGCCTTTGGCAAGTTATCGATTTCCAACACGTAAAGCCAGGTAAAGGTGCTGCGTTCGTTCGCTCTAAACTACGTAACCTTCGCACAGGTTCTGTTCAAGAAAAAACATTCCGTGCTGGTGAAAAAGTAGAAAAAGCACATATCGAAAACCGTCGTATGCAATACTTATACGCGAGCGGTGAGTCTCACGTATTCATGGATAACGGAACTTATGAGCAAATCGAACTTGGTGAAGCTCAAATCGAGCGCGAGCTAAAATTCTTAAAAGAAAACATGGAAGTAGCTATTATGACATACCAAGGTGAAGTACTTGGAGTTGAACTTCCAAATACTGTTGAGTTAAAAGTTGTAGAAACAGAACCAGGTATTAAAGGTGATACAGCTTCTAACGTAACGAAACCAGCTACATTAGAAACTGGCCTTGTTGTACAAGTACCAATCTTCATTAACGAAGGTGAAATGCTTATCATCAACACAGGTGAAGGCAAATACGTTTCTCGTGCATAG
- the pepQ gene encoding Xaa-Pro dipeptidase: protein MEKITKLRSAFGEAGIDGILLTNEYSRRYMTNFTGTAGVVLISNDRALFITDFRYVEQAGKQAVGYEIVQHTGPILDEVAKQVKELGIQKLGFEQDTLTYSSYTAHKEAIEAEFVPTSELVEKLRLIKTDSEIKILKEAAQIADAAFEHILSFIRPGVSEIEVSNELEFFMRKQGATSSSFDIIVASGLRSALPHGVASEKVIEKGDFVTLDFGAYYKGYCSDITRTIAVGEPSDKLKEIYNVVLEAQLRGVNGIKAGLTGREADALTRDYITEKGYGEYFGHSTGHGVGLEIHEAPGLAFRSETVLEPGMAVTVEPGIYIPGVGGVRIEDDIIVTSEGNEVITKSPKELIIL, encoded by the coding sequence ATGGAAAAGATCACGAAGTTAAGAAGTGCATTTGGTGAAGCTGGTATTGATGGTATTTTATTAACGAATGAATATAGTCGTAGATATATGACAAACTTTACAGGGACAGCTGGTGTGGTACTTATTTCGAATGACCGTGCTCTGTTTATCACAGATTTCCGCTATGTAGAGCAAGCTGGTAAGCAAGCTGTTGGTTATGAAATTGTCCAACATACAGGACCAATTCTTGATGAAGTTGCGAAACAAGTGAAAGAATTGGGAATTCAAAAGCTTGGCTTTGAGCAAGATACACTTACATATAGCTCTTATACAGCACATAAAGAAGCTATTGAAGCGGAATTTGTTCCAACTTCTGAGCTTGTAGAAAAGTTACGCTTGATTAAGACGGATTCAGAGATTAAGATATTAAAGGAAGCTGCACAGATTGCAGATGCTGCCTTTGAACATATTCTATCATTCATTCGCCCAGGCGTATCTGAAATTGAAGTGTCAAATGAACTTGAATTTTTCATGAGAAAACAAGGAGCAACGTCTTCTTCGTTTGATATTATCGTTGCTTCAGGACTTCGTTCAGCGTTGCCGCATGGTGTGGCATCTGAAAAAGTGATAGAAAAAGGAGATTTCGTAACATTAGACTTCGGTGCTTATTATAAAGGATATTGCTCTGATATTACTCGTACGATTGCAGTCGGCGAACCATCGGATAAATTAAAAGAAATTTACAATGTCGTTTTAGAAGCGCAACTTCGTGGTGTGAATGGCATTAAAGCTGGTTTAACTGGTCGTGAAGCGGATGCACTAACACGTGACTACATAACTGAAAAAGGATACGGTGAATATTTCGGGCATTCTACTGGTCATGGAGTGGGTCTTGAGATTCACGAAGCACCAGGTTTAGCGTTCCGCTCTGAAACGGTACTTGAGCCAGGTATGGCTGTGACAGTAGAACCGGGTATTTATATTCCGGGTGTTGGCGGTGTACGTATTGAGGACGATATTATTGTAACAAGTGAAGGTAATGAAGTAATCACGAAGTCTCCAAAAGAACTTATTATTTTGTAA
- the aroQ gene encoding type II 3-dehydroquinate dehydratase — protein sequence MKKLLLVNGPNLNRLGVREVNVYGKGTLATLETEMKQEAEKLGVELECFQSNHEGALIDIIHEADDIYEGIILNPGAFTHYSYAIRDAIASISIPVIEVHISNIHQRESFRHESVTAAATAGQIVGFGFYGYKLALFALLEKLREA from the coding sequence ATGAAGAAATTACTCCTCGTTAACGGTCCTAATCTAAATCGCCTTGGCGTTCGAGAGGTGAATGTATATGGGAAAGGAACGCTAGCGACACTTGAAACAGAGATGAAGCAAGAAGCAGAGAAATTGGGAGTGGAGTTAGAATGTTTTCAATCGAATCATGAAGGTGCTCTTATTGACATCATTCATGAGGCTGACGACATATATGAAGGAATCATTCTAAATCCAGGAGCATTTACGCATTATAGCTATGCGATTCGAGATGCGATTGCGAGCATTTCGATTCCAGTTATTGAGGTACATATTTCCAACATTCATCAGCGTGAATCGTTTCGTCATGAATCTGTGACGGCAGCTGCCACTGCAGGGCAAATTGTTGGATTTGGTTTTTATGGTTATAAGTTAGCGTTATTTGCATTATTGGAGAAACTTAGGGAGGCATAA
- a CDS encoding YqhR family membrane protein, whose product MKQEQSEINKFVQIGLFGGAFWGSIWYFLHIFSFTEVGPNYLLLPFALGNWKEGVWGNVLGVVCVGLLSILVALIYKALFKRFEGILPGILYGLFWWTILFLGLGSIAPVIKNALHLPKETIVTTICIFILYGVFITYSVSFEANNVNQGEGVE is encoded by the coding sequence GTGAAGCAAGAACAATCAGAAATAAATAAGTTTGTACAGATTGGTTTATTTGGTGGTGCTTTTTGGGGGAGTATATGGTATTTTCTTCATATTTTTTCATTTACGGAGGTTGGACCGAACTATTTACTTTTACCATTTGCGCTTGGAAATTGGAAAGAAGGAGTTTGGGGAAATGTATTAGGCGTTGTCTGTGTAGGACTTCTTTCTATTTTAGTGGCACTTATCTATAAGGCCCTTTTCAAAAGATTTGAAGGGATACTACCTGGGATACTTTATGGTCTCTTTTGGTGGACTATTTTATTTTTAGGGCTTGGTTCTATTGCACCTGTTATTAAGAATGCACTTCATTTACCGAAAGAAACAATTGTCACAACGATATGTATTTTTATTTTATATGGTGTATTTATTACATATTCTGTTTCGTTTGAAGCGAACAATGTGAATCAAGGGGAAGGTGTGGAGTAG
- a CDS encoding DUF1385 domain-containing protein — translation MAKETKQIYGGQAVIEGVMFGGREYTVTAVRRKDKSIEFYRLPRVRNKISSVLKKVPFLRGIAAIVDASANGAKHLNFASERFDVHPEDDEQLANKKEEQSKLTMILGVAAVGVLSFIFGKVIFTAVPALLAELTRPIFPSHTGQIIVESIIKLILLLSYIYIVSLTPLIKRVFQYHGAEHKVINAYENNLPLTVANVQKQTRLHYRCGSSFIIFTVIIGMFVYFLVPTDPLWARVINRILLIPVVLGISFEVLQFTNRLRDIPVLRALGYPGLWLQLLTTKEPEDDQVEVAIASFEELLRLEGKQQ, via the coding sequence ATGGCAAAGGAGACAAAACAAATATACGGTGGGCAAGCGGTCATAGAAGGAGTTATGTTTGGTGGTAGAGAATATACTGTTACAGCGGTTCGTCGTAAAGATAAATCGATCGAATTTTATCGATTACCACGTGTACGTAATAAAATATCATCTGTACTCAAGAAAGTTCCATTTTTACGTGGTATTGCCGCTATCGTTGATGCAAGTGCTAATGGAGCGAAGCATTTAAACTTTGCTTCGGAACGATTTGACGTTCATCCTGAGGACGATGAACAGCTTGCAAACAAGAAAGAAGAACAATCAAAATTAACGATGATATTAGGAGTAGCCGCAGTCGGAGTCCTATCGTTCATATTCGGCAAAGTTATTTTCACAGCAGTTCCCGCACTTTTAGCGGAATTGACAAGACCCATTTTCCCATCTCACACTGGGCAAATCATTGTCGAAAGCATCATTAAGCTTATCCTATTACTGAGCTATATATATATTGTGTCACTAACTCCGCTCATTAAGCGTGTATTTCAATATCATGGTGCGGAACATAAAGTTATCAATGCTTACGAAAATAATCTTCCGCTGACAGTAGCAAATGTACAAAAACAAACTCGTCTCCATTATCGTTGCGGTAGTAGTTTTATTATATTTACAGTCATTATCGGAATGTTTGTTTACTTTCTTGTTCCTACTGATCCTCTTTGGGCCAGAGTGATAAATCGAATTTTATTAATTCCAGTTGTTCTAGGTATTTCTTTTGAAGTCTTGCAATTTACAAATCGATTACGAGATATTCCTGTTTTGCGTGCGTTAGGATATCCAGGATTATGGCTTCAATTATTAACTACAAAAGAACCAGAAGATGATCAAGTTGAAGTTGCAATTGCATCTTTCGAAGAATTATTACGTTTAGAAGGAAAACAACAATAA